A stretch of the Erinaceus europaeus chromosome 1, mEriEur2.1, whole genome shotgun sequence genome encodes the following:
- the LOC107523748 gene encoding guanine nucleotide-binding protein G(I)/G(S)/G(O) subunit gamma-5-like — protein sequence MSGSSSVADMRKVVQQLRLEAGLNRVKVSQAAADLKQFCLQNAQHDPLLTGVSSSTNPFRPQKVCSFS from the coding sequence ATGTCTGGCTCCTCCAGTGTCGCGGATATGAGGAAGGTGGTTCAGCAGCTCCGGCTGGAAGCCGGGCTGAACCGCGTGAAGGTTTCCCAAGCAGCTGCAGACTTAAAACAGTTCTGTCTGCAGAATGCTCAGCATGACCCTTTGCTGACTGGAGTGTCTTCAAGTACGAATCCCTTCAGACCTCAGAAAGTCTGTTCCTTTTCGTAG